One window from the genome of Streptococcus halotolerans encodes:
- the galT gene encoding UDP-glucose--hexose-1-phosphate uridylyltransferase, whose amino-acid sequence MTVIDAFVTKVIELSDYTEQDASYLFNRVLALVGEASGNPDSQSKTLIDLKEDLLDLAVANGKVGALIEERDCLGAELMNFITPIPSKVNEYFWKTYEQSPEKAIADFYDLSQKNDYIKLAAIAKNIAFKTPSKYGDLEITINLSKPEKDPKAIAAAKLMKNSSYPQCQLCMENEGYQGRLDHPARANHRIIRLPLGDEEWGFQYSPYAYFNEHSIVLNTQHVPMVISQKTFEQLLDIVDWLPGYFVGSNADLPIVGGSILTHNHYQAGRHVFPMEVAEIIESFTFEGFERVEAGIVNWPMSVLRLTADSKADLVALAEQIRLAWRDYSDSQADIVAYTGDTPHHTITPIARRQHGRFQLDLVLRDNHTSPEHPDGVYHPHADVQHIKKENIGLIEVMGLAILPPRLKDELLEVEKYLLNQYNEIADYHKEWADQLKETHPDVSLENVSEIVHQAVGQTFARVLEDAGVYKNPADFMRFVESIGIVNV is encoded by the coding sequence ATGACAGTTATTGATGCATTTGTCACTAAGGTCATTGAACTTAGTGACTATACTGAACAAGACGCCTCTTATCTTTTTAACCGCGTTTTAGCCCTCGTGGGTGAGGCTAGTGGAAATCCTGACAGCCAGTCAAAGACCTTGATTGATTTGAAGGAAGACTTGCTTGACTTGGCTGTGGCAAACGGTAAAGTAGGTGCCCTGATCGAAGAAAGAGACTGTTTGGGTGCTGAATTGATGAACTTTATCACGCCTATTCCAAGTAAGGTCAACGAATATTTCTGGAAGACTTATGAGCAATCACCCGAAAAAGCGATCGCTGACTTTTACGACCTTTCTCAAAAAAATGACTATATCAAGTTAGCAGCTATTGCTAAAAATATTGCCTTTAAAACGCCATCTAAATACGGTGACTTAGAAATCACCATCAATTTGTCAAAGCCAGAGAAAGATCCCAAAGCTATCGCTGCGGCAAAGCTCATGAAGAATTCTAGCTATCCCCAATGTCAACTCTGCATGGAAAATGAAGGTTATCAAGGACGTTTAGACCATCCTGCACGCGCCAATCACCGTATTATCCGTTTACCCTTAGGCGATGAAGAATGGGGCTTCCAGTACTCTCCTTATGCCTACTTTAATGAGCACAGCATCGTTTTAAATACGCAGCATGTTCCTATGGTCATTAGTCAAAAAACCTTTGAACAATTGTTGGATATTGTCGATTGGCTACCAGGGTATTTTGTTGGATCAAATGCAGATCTACCTATTGTCGGCGGTTCTATCTTGACACATAATCACTATCAGGCAGGGCGTCACGTTTTTCCGATGGAAGTGGCAGAAATCATCGAATCTTTCACCTTTGAAGGGTTTGAAAGGGTTGAAGCTGGTATTGTGAATTGGCCCATGTCTGTGTTACGTTTAACCGCAGATAGCAAAGCAGACTTAGTGGCCTTGGCAGAGCAAATCCGGTTAGCTTGGCGTGATTATAGCGATAGTCAGGCAGATATTGTTGCCTACACAGGCGATACCCCCCATCACACGATTACTCCTATTGCTCGTCGTCAACATGGCCGTTTCCAGTTGGATTTAGTCTTGCGTGACAATCATACGTCACCAGAGCATCCAGATGGTGTTTATCATCCTCATGCTGACGTCCAGCATATCAAAAAAGAAAACATTGGATTGATCGAAGTGATGGGCTTGGCTATTTTGCCACCACGACTCAAAGACGAACTTTTAGAAGTTGAAAAATACCTTCTCAACCAGTACAATGAAATAGCAGACTATCATAAAGAATGGGCGGATCAATTGAAAGAGACTCACCCAGACGTCAGTCTAGAAAACGTGTCGGAAATTGTCCATCAAGCAGTGGGACAAACCTTTGCACGCGTTTTAGAAGATGCAGGTGTCTATAAAAATCCAGCAGACTTTATGCGTTTTGTAGAAAGTATTGGCATTGTCAATGTTTAG